A stretch of DNA from Vanrija pseudolonga chromosome 6, complete sequence:
CTCTCGAGATAGTGGATGTGCTCCGCGAAGGCGCCCTGCAGAGCCAGCACGCCAACAACGAGCGTCTCGGGCAGGGAAGCGAtgggcgtgtcggccgccAGTGGGGTGTCGAGggccatggtgtgtgtgtggtgcgAGTAGTGGAGAGGAGTGAATGCACAACAGAGATGTAGCAGTAGCCCTTGCACTCGCAGACGTCGGTCGACTCGCGATTAGATTGTGTTGGAAATTCCAGTATTCGTCTGCAGTCAGCAGTGAGCGCACGTAGCCGACGCCACTCTGCCAAGCATCGCAGTGGGACGAGTGGACACGGCCCAGGCTGGCAGCTGGCAGTCTAAGCGCGCTCGTAAACGACACGGAAATGTGCTCCACAGCAACGTAGCCGCGTAGCCGCAAAGCAACAATGTTAAGCGGGGGTATTTTCTCGCGTGTGACGCACGCGAAAGACATGCGACGTCACGTGAtcccaccccgcccacctcgATCAGATCGATCAGACCGACACCTCCAtgcgtccacctcgtcgtctccaTTCCTCGCGCCTGCCCAGCCAGTCCAGCCCCGCGCACCATGTTGGTCTGCAGGGCTCGGTGTCGGGTCGGGTGTCGCTAtcgtcgaggtggcggtCTGGAATGTGTCGGTGGGCGGCCGCGCGACTCGattggggtggtggtggtggcagctgctttcggtggtggtgggcacTGCGACGCTGCTTCCTTCGCTACTTCCGCCCTGCCTGATCCGACTGCGTGGGACTGACACGCCGGACCCGCGGCCCGCGGAACATTGTAGACCCACAGAGTTGGAGCCGGCTCGCAGGCAGGTAGGTCAGAcagcccccccccccccccgaGACAAGGCACACGGCGATCTGGCATGTCTATGTATGGCAACTGGTGTGTGGGAGCCGCGAGTATGCGATTCATCTCCGCGGGGATGCAGGTGCTAGTGCTGATAGATGCCGAGTAGAGCATGTGTtgcagctgctgctcctccagTTGCAGCTCTCGCTTCGCCTCCGACACACAACTTGCCACACTAGCCGTGCCTTTCCCCCACCCATGCCGAGTAGGCATGGAACATGGAGTGCGGGGATGCCGAGAAGGACGCTTCGATGAATCACGGAGGTGCGTCACTGTGCCCAAAGTGAACAGTCTGGCTgggcctcgcctcgcctccgtTGTCGATCAATGTAGCAGACACACAGACCGCACAGACGGTTTCATCGCCTTGCTCGGACATGGTCATGGCCGGTGCCTCCTCTACGTGTAATGCCTTTGCAGCGCAGCAACTGTGTCCAAATATATCACGCATGCTATCTGAATAGGCGGTGGCTACGGTGCTGCGGTGGCCCGGTGTGATCCCGGTCAAGTGGTCTGAATAGGCGGTGGATTAGATCCTGGCAAGAGGCCGGCCACTTGCCGAGATGCTGGTATCGTAGTGGGGCATGATGGATGCATTGGTTGGTTGCTCGCTGCTTGCCACGAACATGCTTCACAGCCAGACAAGCACTTCCCAGCCCTGGCCGTGCCCGCTACCGCTGCAGTAGCCTCAGCCTCAGACACCGCGGCAGCACTGCCTCGTACCGTACCTGCCAGCTGGAACCAGTAGGTACACAGTCATAGAGTACCCGTCCAGCCATCTCGAGCAAAAGGTCATGTTGGCCGCACCACGACTCATGACTGCCCTGGCCGCAGCCCTGAGTCTCTGATGTTGGCCCATCCCATGGATACCCGCCCCCGGTGGCTGTAGGACATGCTCGTAGGGGGCTAGTCGTCGTCAtgggagcagcggcggcgctggctggctgttgCGCGGGTTTCTTTCTTGCTTGTCCGGCAGCCAGTCTGTTCGGCGACGCATTgatctgctgctgcgtctgctggtgctgctgctgcgtacgacggcgcgcgcatgTAGCTGCCGgtgcctccgcctcctcccaaTGTGACTTTGGTTGCTGCGCGTCGTAGTGGAATTTGGCTCTGATTCAGGGCCTAAAGTGACACGCCAATAGTCATTTCGCGCGCGCCCTGCACGCTTATTGTTTTCTGGCCAGGCAGCCAGTGCGCGGCCAGCTTGCCAGCCCAGTTTTGTCCCCAGTTCAGGGTTTGACGCCTGTTGTCTCGCGCGCTTGGTTTTCCTCGGGCCAGTGGGCATTGTAGCGTACGCAGCCACCCCACTGCCGTGCCCAGGTCGGTCCACACACCACTGCACATTCTATGcacgccccccgccgccgcacgcaccgacagacacaccccacccacccaccgacacacacacactatTCTCCTTCCTCGTTTTACTCCTTCCTTCTTTATTATCCTCCTACTCTCTCTCTACTCTCTTTTActctccccccccccaccccccctcctcctctcgtAAGTGTACCACCATTCCATCCATCCACTCATGACGGTGGCTGGGAGGCACGCTGCAAGCGGTGATCAAgcctcccctcgccgccgtcgccgtgatTGATGGCATGGATCATGTGTTTGAGACAACGAGCGCCAGTCGCTGACAATGGACCTTCCTTGCTTCCCGCTTCCCACCGCCCATCCCGACAACATGACAACCTTTGCGTCCCGCACGTTCCGCATTACCTATTCTTTCGTCGTCATCCGGTTCCTGTGCATCATTCAACCCATCACCCCCCGTGCACGCCCCCCCATCACCCACtctcccccccaccccgcactGGCCTCCACGCACATGCTTTTGGTTTAAACTCTGAACGCGGCCTGATTGTACGGCCTGGCACGCTCATCCGTTGTCTTGGTACGGCACACAACACTCTCTCGCCATCACTCCCACCCGCCCCCCCGCCTACACATAATCTCTTGGCCTTCAACCTCTCtcccctctcctccccctcacACACTTCTCCCTCACAACCTGGCATTGTCTTTCCAACACACACTCCATCGTCTCGTGTTTGCTCCATCCTCtcgcacacacacgctcgcccccctcccctcgcacCAATCACCACCCCCTAACAGACCTAGACGCTGTGCGTCAAACAGGACAAATCTATTCGCAGGTCGAACAAGGCGCTAGTCGCTGTCCATTCCCCCCCAACCTCCCCTCCCCATCACCACAAGTCCTTGTTACTTTCACGCATTCTACtaccacactcaccaccatGAAGTCTGCCATCATTCTTCTCCCCCTCGTGGCTTCGCTGGCGCAGGTCGCCACAGCCTTCCCCTTCATCAAGCGTGCCGCTGCGGGGCcggacctcgcgcgcgccaacaACGAGCGCTCCGGTAGCTTTGTCCACGTTCGTGGACAGGACAGCAAGCGCCTCGTGCGCCGCAAGCGTCCTCACCACGACTGGGAGACGTCGACCCCTTGCACGACTTCCACCGATGCtccctcggcgacctcgtccgcctcgtgGTCCTCGGATGACAACAGCAGCAGtgactcgtcctcgtcgtcttccgaCTCGAACCCCAACACTGGCGGCAACCTCAACGCTTCTCCCCCTGCCTCGGGCACCCGTGTCTCGACCGGCTCGGCTCCTCAGAGTACCTCGGCCTGGCAGCACGTTGAGACCATCTCCGGCCAGAACTTCTTCGACCAGCAGTACTGGAACTTCTGGAGCTACCCTGACCCCACCCACGGCACTGTCAACTATGTTGACGGTAACACTGCTCGCAGCCAGGGTCTCATCTCCGTCAACGGCCAGGGCCAGGCTATCATGAAGGTCGACACCACCCCGCAGGTCCAGGGTGGTCGCAACTCGGTCCGCATCCACAGCAACCGCATCTGGACTGGCGGCATGGTCATTCTCGACGCTGCCCACATGCCTACCGGCTGTGGCACCTGGCCTGCTTGGTGGCAGAACGGCCCCAACTGGCCCGAGGGTGGAGAGATTGACATCCTCGAGGGTGTCAACGACAACACCAACAACCAGGTCTCGCTCCACACTGGCGTTGGCTGCACCATGCCCAACAACCTCGAGTCGAACCAGCTTGGCACAATGTCCACGGGTAATTTTAACCCCTACGACTGCTCGTCTGCCAACACTCAGAACCAGGGATGCGGTGTCATTGATCGCAAGAGCGCCAACTCGTACGGTGCTGGATTCAACTCGGCTGGTGGCGGTGTTTACGCCCTGGCTTGGGCTAAGTCTGGCATCAAGGTTTGGTTCTTTACCCGCTCTGCCGTTCCTCAGGACATCACCTCGGGCAGCCCTAACCCCGACGGCTGGGGAACCCCCGTTGCCAACTTCCCCTCGGACAACTGCAACCCGTACCAGTTCTTCTACGACCAGTTCAACATCTTTGACACGACCCTCTGCGGTGACTGGGCCGGTGAGTTTACATCAAGATGTCGACGTGGCCAAAGCTAACATTTGTTCAGGTGCCGACTCGGTCTGGTCCCAGAGCTGTGCCGCGAGCACTGGCTTCGGCTCGTGCTCCGACTACGTTCTCAACTCTGGAGCTTCGTTTGAGCAGGCGTACTGGGCCGTCAACTCGGTTACTGTGAGTTTGCTTCCCTCGGGACCTCGTTGCCTTGACGATGGCCCTGGCGTTACCCGTAGTTGCACCGCTAACACCGCCGCAGTACTACAACTCGACGACTCTTGTTTAAAGCCCAAGTGGCCTCCTCACACCGCTGGCCGGTGTGAAGCAAAAGTCACGTTAGAGAAACGAGTTTGATACGACCCCCCCGGACCTGACCCCATCGATGTCCCCACAACGTAGACTTTTCCTCGGCACTCGTGTACAACCACTGTTGGTATGCTCAGAATCTATAGAGGGCGCTTCCCGATTTTGGTAGCCAGAATGCAACTCTGTGTAAACAGCTGTGAGGGGCGTGGTGATCgggacctcgacgcgcgcccagAGCCGAAGGAAGGTTTGATCAAGGGCAGATGTTCTTAAAGATCAGTCGCGTCGAAGATAGCGGATGCAAATTGCCCACGTGTTTGGTCACGGACATGGGTCACGGACATGAAACCCAACTCCATACTACAGATGGACATTTCCATCCGTGTGGTTGTCAACGCGCAACTCGGTATCCATTCGTCTTGATCCACACCCACAGACCTTCACCAAGGATCAACAATGTTCAAGAagtgcgtcggcgtcgagcgtgtcgacatGAAGGCCGACATGCCGACCTTGCTCGCCATTTCGGAGCTAACAATCCCGCAGGTTCAGCCCAAAAGAGGacgtgtcctcgtcgacctcgctcaAGTCGAGCGTGCAGCGCAACATCCGCAACaacctgctcgagcagctgccTCTGCTCACCAAGCCAGCGTACAGGGAAGGCAAGGCATTGGAGCCCGCGCCTGCTGAGCCTGCTCCCGTCGCGGCACCTGAGCctgtcgccgcgcccgagccggaggaggacgagggcaagggcaagaagggaggcaagggcaagggcggcggcggtggcaagaagggcggcaagggcaagggaggcaagaaggacaaggaggaggaggccgagcccgcagctgccgaggacgagggcgaggcgctgctcATCGACGAGATCTGGCCCAAGAAGGAGGCTCTGGGTCTGACCaagtggtgagtggggccgggcgggccggcggcggggccttTTGCTTCGAGCTCACACGCGTCCCCAGCCACGACAGGATAAGCATCTACACTGTCAACCAGGTGCCGCTCTTCTTCAACCACTTTGACGGGCCGTTTGTCCCcacgctgcgcctgctgcaCCGGTACCCGGACCTGCTGCCGCATGTGCGCGTGGACCGCGGCGCGATCAAGTTCCTGCTGGCCGGCGCGAACATGATGGCGCCCGGCTTCCTCTCGGCGGGCGGATACCTGCCCGACGGGCTGGAGAAGGACGCCATCGTCGCCAtccacgccgagggcaaggagcacGCCACGGGTATCGGCAAGATGACCATGAGCTCGGACGAGATCCGCAAGACGGGCAAGGGTAttgccgtcgaggtcatCTGCTGGATTGGGTGAGTGCGGTGCAAGGTGGGGAGTGGGGGTGGTACTGACAACGGCCCAGCGACGACCTGTGGAAGGTGCACACTATCGGCCTTTAGAGCGGTTGACGCGTGAGACGACACTGGACATGATGCATCACATGAGGCTTGACTGGAGGTGGGTCGCGGCGGGGCCTGGTGATGCGTGAGTGGTCAGGCGGTGTGAGCAGAGCGGAGCAGGCCCCCTGGAAGGCTTGCTGGGCATGACGATCGACCACCCGCTGGTTGCCTTCAAGGGGGAGCCCCCCGGGGGGCAGGTTGCGTCGCCCCCGTCGCGCACGCGTAGGTGACTAGGATTTCGGGGGCTGGGATCCGGGGCGGTTGACTGTCAGAAGTCTGAGACGTGGGGCGCATTGCACTTGCAACGCGGCAGCGTGCTGTCTGCTCACGCCCCACACCGTTGCGTGCCGGGCACATACGACAAAGTGGATGCCTGTGTGGGGGCAGGGGCGGCGGTACCACTCCTCCGGCAGTCGCccctcgggcggcgagtATGCATGTTAGGACTTGTACAATGATCAGCAGCCCCCTCGGTTTGGTGTGTTCTGCTCAAGCATACACCAAAAACGATTGTTTTTCGCCTCCAACTTGTTGAGCCAAGGGGGTTTCTCCAGTCTGTCGTCCCACAGCTCAACTGTAGCTCTTATGCTACCCGGCATCTTGCAGGTTTCTATCATGGAGTCACCCCATGAGAGGATCCCTTTAGGCCAAGGATTATGATACCGCCCGTCACATTTTGGATCCCGGACCTTATAGGCGGAGGCAATCCCAGTTCAGGTTTGTATTACAAGTTGTAATCGGTAATTCAAAGTTTCAATTAACACCGGGGGGTAAAGGCTCAAGGCGTGTAAATTGAGTTTGAATTACGTAATAACAGCGGCACTCTCTCACATGGAATACGGCGAAGTGCTCTTAACAGTTCAAGCAGCACGTCGTCCAGAATGGACAAAATAAAAGGAGGGTTGGTTGCATAAAAGCTGTCTTTTTGCAGTCACACATTACATGGTGGGCAACAACGCACTGGGCTAACATGCATCACACAATGCACCACGGGGCAATCTTCACTGTAGCATACGTAAACCAACATACATTCCAGAAACACGTCCATGCACACAGACTGAGAAGCCAAAACAAATACCAAGCGGGCCCATCGGCCGAGATAACTCGTCCCGAAAGGAAGGCCCGCAGAGCTGTGCCACCCCCATCGGCAACCTCACGacgcgcctcctcgctcccGATTATCGTAACGCGCCTTCTCCCCTGCTAAGGTACCCCCCTGGGCCGTCGTAGACACCGGTGCAAGAGGGTCCAGGCGAGCAGGTCTGGCCCTCGCCAAGAGTGGCAGTGCCGTTGACGAGAAGCAGTGCGCGATCCAGGACGAGGGTGGTGGCACTCAAAGCTTCTTCTGGGGCGAATGCACTGCTGTGCGCGAGGTAGGAATCGGCTTTGATCACcacatggtggtggtgctcggtATCTTCGCTATCCGCAGCATGCCACATGCTGCCGATTGCCAGTTGCGGCACCACGGCCCTCCCTCCGACTTGCTCTCCACAACGAGCTTCAAGTCGCCTCCCCTCCCAGTCACAGTACTCTGTATGCATTCCATTGGCAACAGCATACGCAGTATAGTCGTAATACTTGGTATCCGTCCGTTCTACGTAAATGGTCATTAGACGACACATTGCACATGTGACGTTGTGAAGTATTAAAGACTGCTAGGGAAGTCTGTGATAATGTAACCTGTATACCTTTAACCCCAAGACGCTGGATCTGGCGGTCCACGCAGACAGACCAGCTTGATATTGTTGACGAGTAACCCCTCCCCTCTAGGTGGGGATTCTATGCTCATATTTTGACCGTGTATGTAAGAGCGTTGCCGTTGTTTAGACGATGCTCTTCTCGACGTCCCGCGCCGAGGTAGCGGGACGAGGGAGTCCCTTGACAGTCGGCTTGAACGACACGGTGTACTT
This window harbors:
- the SPBC21B10.07_1 gene encoding putative glycosidase, translating into MKSAIILLPLVASLAQVATAFPFIKRAAAGPDLARANNERSGSFVHVRGQDSKRLVRRKRPHHDWETSTPCTTSTDAPSATSSASWSSDDNSSSDSSSSSSDSNPNTGGNLNASPPASGTRVSTGSAPQSTSAWQHVETISGQNFFDQQYWNFWSYPDPTHGTVNYVDGNTARSQGLISVNGQGQAIMKVDTTPQVQGGRNSVRIHSNRIWTGGMVILDAAHMPTGCGTWPAWWQNGPNWPEGGEIDILEGVNDNTNNQVSLHTGVGCTMPNNLESNQLGTMSTGNFNPYDCSSANTQNQGCGVIDRKSANSYGAGFNSAGGGVYALAWAKSGIKVWFFTRSAVPQDITSGSPNPDGWGTPVANFPSDNCNPYQFFYDQFNIFDTTLCGDWAGADSVWSQSCAASTGFGSCSDYVLNSGASFEQAYWAVNSVTYYNSTTLV
- the tma20 gene encoding Translation machinery-associated protein 20 → MFKKFSPKEDVSSSTSLKSSVQRNIRNNLLEQLPLLTKPAYREGKALEPAPAEPAPVAAPEPVAAPEPEEDEGKGKKGGKGKGGGGGKKGGKGKGGKKDKEEEAEPAAAEDEGEALLIDEIWPKKEALGLTKCHDRISIYTVNQVPLFFNHFDGPFVPTLRLLHRYPDLLPHVRVDRGAIKFLLAGANMMAPGFLSAGGYLPDGLEKDAIVAIHAEGKEHATGIGKMTMSSDEIRKTGKGIAVEVICWIGDDLWKVHTIGL